In Miscanthus floridulus cultivar M001 chromosome 8, ASM1932011v1, whole genome shotgun sequence, the sequence GATTCACTCATGGCCAGGTGGTGAACTCGAAGACCTTGCCGACGATCTCGAGTCCGGTGGGGATCTGCCAGACGAAGAGCAGCACGTTGACGGCGTTGAGCGCGATGTGGAGGCTGCGTGCGGTCTCGTCCCCCTTCTGCATCGCCGGGACgagcgcggccgcggccgcccacAGGACGGTGATGGCAGCGCCCGCGAAGAGGTGCGGGCCCGGGAACAGCTTGCCGGTGCGGAACCAGGTGTTGAGCGCGCCGCCGACGGACTCGAGCACGCCGAGGCCGAGCAGGATGGACCCCGCGTTGAAATGCCGGTCCCGGAACGACCCCTTGATCAGCGCCTTCCGCTCCTCGGTGAGCTCCTCGATCTTGATCTCCACCGGCGATTTGGGAGCGGGAGGCGGGGAGGAGTCCGCGCCGGCTCCGACCGCGGCGGGAGTGGCGGCGGGCTTGAGCTGCTTCTTGAGCTCGTTGACCTCGTCCTGGATGGTTCGCACCCGGCGCCACTGCCAGCCGAGGTACCCCGCCCAGAGCGTGTATGCGAAGAGCCCGCCCATGACGAGCGGGTGCAGCAGCGCGAAGCTCCGGCCCTCCAGGATCCCG encodes:
- the LOC136470968 gene encoding uncharacterized protein: MAAPLTAVRARLLPVTCTSSGTGGPPPTSKNSNRPHLLPAPTTVTAPPLLRLEAVAPASVAAAVTALLALPPDEALAVGGEFGILEGRSFALLHPLVMGGLFAYTLWAGYLGWQWRRVRTIQDEVNELKKQLKPAATPAAVGAGADSSPPPAPKSPVEIKIEELTEERKALIKGSFRDRHFNAGSILLGLGVLESVGGALNTWFRTGKLFPGPHLFAGAAITVLWAAAAALVPAMQKGDETARSLHIALNAVNVLLFVWQIPTGLEIVGKVFEFTTWP